A single window of Candidatus Methylomirabilota bacterium DNA harbors:
- a CDS encoding type II secretion system F family protein, which yields MAAAIAILVFIGVFSLVLGGWWAAGVRRRVRERLVAAAEPTEQWTGVVQDSQAQRRGLVSLLSRTELYARLTRLVEQAGRRDAAPRVVTMIAVFAALGGVVGAVRLGGAQWSLLLGLIGGALPVLYLLYLRRHRVRRFSEQFPEALEMMSRAIRAGHALAGSIQLVGDEMPDPVGQELKRVFEEIRLGLEPGEALEKLAQRMPTEDVRFFCTALRIQRASGGNLAETLDRLSEVIRERYKLLSHARVISAQQRWAAIVVGFSPVGLALLLLLVDPNYFTPALKSPYGSTMIMVGLALEAIGFTIIWRIAKIKV from the coding sequence ATGGCCGCGGCGATCGCGATCCTGGTCTTCATCGGGGTGTTCAGCCTCGTGCTCGGGGGGTGGTGGGCAGCCGGGGTGCGGCGGCGGGTCCGCGAGCGACTCGTTGCTGCCGCCGAGCCGACCGAGCAATGGACGGGAGTCGTCCAGGACTCCCAGGCGCAGCGCCGGGGCCTGGTGAGCCTGTTGAGCCGCACCGAGCTGTACGCCCGGTTGACGAGGCTCGTCGAGCAAGCCGGGCGCCGGGACGCCGCTCCCCGCGTCGTGACGATGATCGCCGTGTTCGCGGCGCTGGGCGGCGTCGTCGGCGCCGTGAGGCTCGGGGGCGCGCAGTGGTCCCTGCTCCTCGGGCTGATCGGCGGTGCGCTTCCGGTGCTCTATCTCCTGTACTTGCGGCGGCACCGCGTACGGCGCTTCTCCGAGCAGTTTCCGGAGGCACTGGAGATGATGAGCCGCGCCATCCGCGCCGGTCACGCCCTGGCCGGGAGCATCCAGCTCGTCGGTGACGAGATGCCCGATCCCGTCGGCCAGGAGCTGAAGCGGGTGTTCGAGGAGATCCGGCTCGGGCTGGAGCCCGGCGAGGCCCTGGAGAAGCTTGCGCAGCGCATGCCGACCGAGGACGTACGGTTCTTCTGTACCGCCCTCCGGATCCAGCGCGCCTCCGGCGGCAACCTGGCCGAGACGCTGGACCGGTTGAGCGAGGTCATCCGCGAGCGGTACAAGCTGCTGAGCCACGCGCGCGTGATCTCGGCCCAGCAACGGTGGGCGGCCATCGTCGTGGGGTTCAGCCCCGTCGGCCTGGCGCTGCTCCTCCTGCTCGTCGACCCTAATTACTTCACCCCGGCCCTGAAGTCGCCTTACGGGTCGACGATGATCATGGTCGGCCTCGCCCTCGAGGCCATCGGATTCACCATCATCTGGCGGATCGCCAAGATCAAGGTGTGA